A stretch of Dysidea avara chromosome 5, odDysAvar1.4, whole genome shotgun sequence DNA encodes these proteins:
- the LOC136255241 gene encoding E3 ubiquitin-protein ligase TRIM33-like, translating to MAEGDVTNSATSNEAEDSDWQRVEREITCTFCQGLFTEPKTIPCLHTFCEKCIKQMKNNGETSCSICGKELACDVAAIPTNTSTKRLVEIVTKRKSSASNRICGECDDNTVAVMWCVDCENFLCEECYKQHGRMKKLKSHKTRTIEHFNEQSLKGILGFPKPEYCKDHVTQPLDLYCMTCSSLICRDCTYVDHREHQYSFVNKLADVEREKIKVIATPLKKMLEQVRDGLAKVQEADNDLNNETDAEVQLKEMYCKLHEMLNKQEKKDLEKVSQVKSSLLGSLQSQRGDLRLLENLIVSCDEFVTKVSTVEESSQLLIHRNDINNTVAELTSQVERTNLEPVCGVENLVLSTSNLDNLVSQLTSVCSVSTLPHVPNCSVKGPAAMSKYGPVKLTVTLKDKDGLYVPNQSEHLRVDFKRENFTGSVKVEETPSGVYTLSYRLKRREAHSVSVSWKGNLLGEVEVPVNARDYSTVQETTHVISHHGSQNENKLDCPHLLAVGPNDEVIVRDCHIKKLVVFDRNLKFSCLIDVGESDPTGLAH from the exons ATGGCGGAAGGTGACGTGACGAACTCGGCGACTAGTAACGAAGCCGAAGACTCAGACTGGCAGAGAGTAGAAAGAGAAATCACTTGTACGTTTTGTCAAGGCCTGTTTACCGAGCCAAAGACGATACCATGTTTGCACACGTTTTGTGAGAAATGTATCAAGCAGATGAAAAATAATGGTGAAACGTCTTGCTCCATTTGTGGAAAAGAACTCGCATGTGACGTGGCAGCCATACCCACCAACACTTCTACAAAACGTTTAGTCGAAATTGTCACCAAACGGAAAAGTTCAGCCAGCAACAGAATATGTGGAGAGTGTGATGACAACACTGTAGCAGTAATGTGGTGTGTAGATTGTGAGAATTTCTTGTGTGAGGAATGTTACAAGCAACATGGCAGGATGAAGAAGCTCAAATCACACAAAACCAGAACCATTGAACACTTTAATGAACAAAGTCTGAAAGGGATTTTAGGTTTTCCTAAGCCTGAATATTGTAAAGATCATGTGACACAACCACTAGacctgtactgtatgacttgtagtagtttgatCTGTCGAGATTGTACCTATGTTGATCATCGAGAACATCAATACAGTTTTGTGAATAAACTAGCTGATGTTGAACGTGAGAAGATCAAAGTGAtagctacaccactgaagaAGATGTTGGAGCAAGTGAGAGACGGCTTGGCAAAAGTACAAGAAGCTGATAACGATTTAAACAATGAAACAGACGCTGAGGTGCAATTAAAAGAGATGTACTGTAAGCTTCATGAGATGCTAAACAAACAAGAGAAGAAAGATTTAGAAAAGGTTTCCCAAGTTAAATCCTCACTGCTTGGCTCCCTCCAGAGTCAAAGAGGAGACTTAAGACTTCTTGAAAACTTGATTGTAAGTTGTGATGAATTTGTTACCAAGGTTTCAACTGTGGAGGAATCCAGTCAACTACTAATCCACAGAAATGACATCAACAATACTGTGGCAGAGTTGACAAGTCAAGTAGAACGAACTAACCTTGAACCAGTGTGTGGAGTAGAAAATTTAGTATTATCCACTAGTAATCTTGATAATCTTGTCAGTCAGTTGACATCTGTTTGTAGTGTGTCTACCTTACCTCATGTTCCTAACTGTAGTGTGAAGGGTCCAGCTGCAATGAGCAAGTATGGTCCAGTGAAACTGACTGTTACACTAAAAGATAAAGATGGCCTATATGTACCAAATCAGAGTGAACACTTGAGAGTTGATTTCAAGAGAGAAAATTTTACAGGTAGTGTTAAGGTAGAAGAAACTCCTTCAGGTGTTTACACACTTTCATACAGACTTAAGAGAAGAGAGGCGCACAGTGTGTCAGTGTCATGGAAAGGAAATTTGTTAGGAGAAGTGGAGGTCCCAGTGAATGCCAGGGACTATTCCACTGTACAGGAGACAACACATGTCATTAGTCATCATGGCAGCCAAAATGAGAACAAATTAGATTGTCCTCATCTCTTAGCTGTTGGGCCTAATGATGAGGTCATTGTCCGAGATTGTCATATCAAAAAACTAGTTGTGTTTGATCGTAACTTGAAGTTTTCTTGCTTGATTGATGTCGGTGAATCAGACCCTACTGGCTTGGCT CAttaa
- the LOC136256031 gene encoding uncharacterized protein, which yields MNGQYLEAIREHYGDVEDLTDFKCITSKMVSKGLLDFSEKEELELPGVTRSRRNQMVFDFVRRKENSKFDVLVQLLLTKDCYKNFAIRLHKSCYGTEPDNSEVKEVTPEEAVDIPHHLLGSTPTMSEMTRDVVPRVASRWKQFASIMNLPNYIIEEINASNANFGVEECCRQLLSRLQQRNPDMSWQDIISGASDIGMDDLAEELTDKYLH from the exons ATGAATGGACAGTATCTGGAAGCCATCCGTGAACACTATGGTGACGTGGAGGATCTCACCGACTTCAAATGCATCACGAGCAAGATGGTGTCTAAAGGACTGCTAGATTTTAGTGAGAAGGAAGAGCTTGAACTGCCAGGGGTAACCCGATCAAGGCGCAACCAGATGGTGTTCGATTTTGTTAGGCGTAAAGAGAACAGCAAATTTGATGTGTTAGTACAGCTACTGTTAACTAAGGATTGTTACAAGAATTTTGCAATCAGACTCCATAAGA GTTGTTATGGGACTGAACCTGACAACAGTGAAGTTAAGGAAG TTACTCCAGAGGAAGCAGTTGACATACCCCATCATTTATTAGGAA GTACACCAACAATGTCTGAGATGACAAGGGATGTTGTTCCAAGAGTAGCAAGTCGATGGAAACAATTTGCCTCCATAATGAACCTCCCAAATTACATCATTGAAGAAATAAATGCAAGCAATGCAAATTTTGGAGTGGAGGAATGTTGCAGACAATTATTGTCTCGACTACAGCAAAGAAATCCTGACATGAGCTGGCAGGATATCATCAGTGGTGCCAGTGATATTGGAATGGATGATCTAGCTGAGGAACTGACTGATAAATATCTCCACTAG
- the LOC136256030 gene encoding ubiquitin-like domain-containing CTD phosphatase 1, whose amino-acid sequence MFMSTKEDEIAAANTIPDDLPDVVDDFGKKPDDIAVQEREEFKKKVERRVKDYQIKVLNEPRKGKKLLVLDIDYTLFDHRSVGEKGVELRPYLHEFLTEVYDHYDIIIWSATDMKWIEVKMQELGVAHNNNYNITFYLDSCAMVSVVAPEYGFVETKALGVIWDKYPDHYNEENTIIFDDLRRNFLMNPQNGLKVRPFKNAHTSRYSDGELVKLSKYLTAIAKLDTFKHLDHDKWEQYS is encoded by the coding sequence ATGTTCATGAGTACAAAGGAAGACGAAATAGCCGCAGCAAACACCATACCAGATGACCTACCTGATGTAGTGGATGACTTCGGCAAGAAACCAGACGACATCGCTGTACAGGAGAGAGAAGAGTTCAAGAAGAAGGTAGAACGTCGTGTGAAGGACTACCAGATTAAAGTACTCAATGAACCTCGTAAAgggaagaagttacttgtactAGACATTGACTACACATTGTTTGACCATCGCTCAGTTGGAGAGAAAGGAGTGGAGTTGAGACCTTACCTCCATGAGTTCCTCACTGAGGTATATGatcattatgacatcatcatcTGGTCTGCTACGGATATGAAATGGATTGAAGTGAAGATGCAGGAGCTGGGAGTAGCTCATAACAATAACTACAACATCACCTTCTACCTTGATTCATGTGCCATGGTGTCTGTTGTAGCCCCAGAATATGGTTTTGTAGAGACGAAGGCACTTGGGGTAATATGGGACAAATACCCTGATCACTACAATGAAGAGAACACGATCATATTTGATGATCTGAGACGAAATTTCCTGATGAACCCACAGAACGGGTTGAAGGTCAGGCCATTCAAGAATGCCCACACCAGTAGATACTCTGATGGAGAACTGGTAAAGTTGTCAAAATACCTAACAGCCATCGCTAAACTGGACACCTTCAAACATCTTGACCATGACAAGTGGGAACAGTACTCATAA
- the LOC136256028 gene encoding trimeric intracellular cation channel type 1B.2-like isoform X3 gives MDTLGCRLSRCPDFPGGVQFAMEHPLASFVGHFVVASAGGMSAALLLGNKSILMSVTLPNIIVSIIVWYLVFFSPLDVFYYLASTLPVKLLLSMLNEVRRSLNIMAGVVAACAVFPPSLSYLLAISIIGTLKGSGSKWGITVYQWIARLPDGAGKHELLQVSLVTKASFVCAIVYTLNELKVITFHREDLCLLTGILLISLKLYCVLIAEVDPFLYPANTLWSLCTCVSPTRSNHHHHHSFADHSSNDGTSHKLKTS, from the exons atggacaccttgggatgtcgattatcaaggtgtcctgattttccag GCGGAGTACAGTTTGCCATGGAGCACCCGTTAGCTTCGTTTGTGGGTCACTTTGTTGTGGCCAGTGCTGGTGGCATGTCCGCTGCACTGTTGCTTGGGAACAAGTCGATATTGATGTCAGTCACACTACCCAATATCATTGTGTCAATCATTGTATG gTATCTTGTCTTCTTCTCTCCATTGGATGTGTTCTACTATTTAGCTTCCACTCTGCCTGTCAAG CTCCTACTGAGCATGCTCAATGAGGTACGAAGGTCACTGAACATCATGGCTGGTGTTGTGGCAGCTTGTGCTGTGTTCCCTCCCTCACTATCCTACCTGCTGGCCATCAGTATTATAGGGACACTGAAGG GTAGTGGCAGCAAGTGGGGTATCACAGTGTACCAGTGGATAGCTCGGTTACCTGATGGAGCGGGTAAACATGAACTGCTCCAAGTGTCACT GGTCACTAAAGCATCTTTTGTTTGTGCCATAGTGTACACACTCAATGAACTAAAGGTGATCACATTTCACAGAGAAGATCTCTGCTTGTTAACAGGCATTCTTCTGATATCACTGAAACTCTACTGTGTCTTGATTGCGGAGGTTGATCCCTTCTTGTATCCAGCTAACACCCTCTGGTccctgtgtacatgtgtatcacCAACTAGGAGtaaccatcatcatcatcacagcTTTGCTGATCATAGCTCTAATGATGGTACCAGTCACAAACTAAAGACTTCATAA
- the LOC136256026 gene encoding protein wntless-like, which translates to MKLSLMNVCGFVFLLLFLLLVTAGCFFLGAFGPPHTNVRHNDLSPCVIKPRNEPHPPMVDSINCDQLGAKLVEHDQSKLQVVPLKSVTHYVHIPNEKRGARMNRWYQFMTVFIDIQFTSEFVKKVIEKNAAVISLNITVGYKNTNTIKEGSWSILASGHVSRVMNCHYNENDFPSCNHIQLFELGSVHHSFYLINVNFDPFPLEKTIPDHRGLGPVKEINMLEIHHSGGFTIIFLGLKSIMLLVTSVIFIYYQWHMSALNRPANVIEKTLREVVITLIFMNLPLEYLKLWYDLPWMVVLNDFRQGLFLCALAFFWAVFIGEHQNYDNLSESGVAKGIGNHLKQLLVVAIGCLTLFIYEFCERGIQVIFPFYSLWSTREGQKVAWLLVLIALLCVLVYYGVLVVQAVRVVVTLWKREKSVEGLSETARKRYKKVFFIFKCQLVVTLTAAALCVATFLPSELLLHQWQNVNSYQYSFYSGMITGNYGLWNAYVLVTMLLYLPQHEDQDQKSDSTSAGDIDMQQLMAKTALE; encoded by the exons GACCTCCTCATACTAATGTCCGTCACAACGACCTCTCCCCATGTGTCATCAAGCCTAGAAATGAGCCCCACCCACCTATGGTGGACAGCATTAATTGCGATCAACTAGGAGCAAAGCTTGTTGAGCACGACCAGTCCAAGTTGCAAGTGGTCCCTCTCAAAAGTGTCACTCATTATGTACACATCCCCAATGAGAAGAGAGGGGCCCGTATGAACAGGTGGTACCAGTTTATGACTGTCTTCATTGATATTCAGTTCACCTCTGAGTTTGTTAAGAAAGTTATTG AGAAAAATGCTGCAGTGATCAGTTTGAATATCACCGTTGGTTACAAGAATACAAACACTATTAAGGAGGGAAGCTGGTCTATTCTAGCTAGTGGACATGTGAGCCGAGTAATGAACTGTCACTATAACGAAAAT GACTTTCCAAGTTGTAACCACATTCAATTGTTTGAGCTAGGCAGTGTTCATCATTCATTTTATCTGATCAATGTCAATTTTGATCCGTTTCCTCTTGAGAAGACGATCCCTGACCATCGAGGACTAGGACCAGTAAAGGAGATTAACATGTtg GAGATCCACCATAGTGGAGGCTTCACCATCATCTTCCTGGGGTTGAAGAGTATCATGTTACTAGTAACTTCTGTCATCTTTATCTACTATCAGTGGCATATGTCTGCTCTTAACAGACCAGCCAATGTCATTGAAAA GACACTGAGGGAAGTCGTAATTACTCTGATTTTCATGAATT TGCCACTGGAGTATCTAAAGTTATGGTATGACCTCCCATGGATGGTAGTGTTGAATGACTTCAGACAGGGACTCTTCCTCTGTGCACTAGCTTTCTTCTGGGCTGTATTCATTGGAGAGCATCAGAACTATGAcaat CTATCAGAATCTGGTGTTGCTAAGGGTATTGGTAACCATTTGAAACAGTTGCTAGTGGTGGCCATTGGCTGCTTGACTCTGTTCATATACGAGTTTTGTGAGAG GGGTATACAAGTCATCTTTCCATTCTACAGTTTGTGGTCAACCCGTGAAGGACAAAAAGTGGCT TGGTTACTGGTATTGATAGCATTGCTATGTGTTCTGGTCTACTATGGGGTACTGGTGGTACAAGCAGTTAGGGTAGTGGTGACACTGTGGAAGAGAGAGAAGAGCGTGGAGGGACTGTCTGAGACTGCTAGGAAGAGATACAAG AAGGTATTCTTCATCTTCAAGTGCCAGTTAGTGGTGACATTGACAGCAGCCGCTCTTTGTGTTGCTACCTTCCTCCCCTCAGAGCTGCTCCTTCACCAGTGGCAGAACGTGAACAGCTACCAGTACTCTTTCTATA GTGGTATGATCACCGGTAACTATGGACTATGGAATGCCTATGTGTTGGTAACTATGTTACTCTACCTTCCTCAACATGAAG ATCAAGATCAGAAATCAGACAGCACTTCAGCAGGTGATATTGACATGCAACAACTGATGGCTAAAACAGCTCTAGAGTaa
- the LOC136256028 gene encoding trimeric intracellular cation channel type 1B.2-like isoform X4 — protein MNNSSVPSFYEQLHALAMSYYSLPLFPVLYVVHSVIAGLHVRAQLGGVQFAMEHPLASFVGHFVVASAGGMSAALLLGNKSILMSVTLPNIIVSIIVWYLVFFSPLDVFYYLASTLPVKLLLSMLNEVRRSLNIMAGVVAACAVFPPSLSYLLAISIIGTLKGSGSKWGITVYQWIARLPDGAGKHELLQVSLVHTQ, from the exons ATGAATAATTCTAGTGTACCGTCGTTCTATGAGCAGCTGCACGCGTTAGCGATGTCTTATTATTCGTTACCATTGTTCCCTGTGTTGTATGTGGTCCATTCTGTCATCGCAGGGCTCCATGTCAGAGCTCAGTTAG GCGGAGTACAGTTTGCCATGGAGCACCCGTTAGCTTCGTTTGTGGGTCACTTTGTTGTGGCCAGTGCTGGTGGCATGTCCGCTGCACTGTTGCTTGGGAACAAGTCGATATTGATGTCAGTCACACTACCCAATATCATTGTGTCAATCATTGTATG gTATCTTGTCTTCTTCTCTCCATTGGATGTGTTCTACTATTTAGCTTCCACTCTGCCTGTCAAG CTCCTACTGAGCATGCTCAATGAGGTACGAAGGTCACTGAACATCATGGCTGGTGTTGTGGCAGCTTGTGCTGTGTTCCCTCCCTCACTATCCTACCTGCTGGCCATCAGTATTATAGGGACACTGAAGG GTAGTGGCAGCAAGTGGGGTATCACAGTGTACCAGTGGATAGCTCGGTTACCTGATGGAGCGGGTAAACATGAACTGCTCCAAGTGTCACT TGTACACACTCAATGA
- the LOC136256028 gene encoding trimeric intracellular cation channel type 1B.2-like isoform X1: MNNSSVPSFYEQLHALAMSYYSLPLFPVLYVVHSVIAGLHVRAQLGGVQFAMEHPLASFVGHFVVASAGGMSAALLLGNKSILMSVTLPNIIVSIIVWYLVFFSPLDVFYYLASTLPVKLLLSMLNEVRRSLNIMAGVVAACAVFPPSLSYLLAISIIGTLKGSGSKWGITVYQWIARLPDGAGKHELLQVSLVTKASFVCAIVYTLNELKVITFHREDLCLLTGILLISLKLYCVLIAEVDPFLYPANTLWSLCTCVSPTRSNHHHHHSFADHSSNDGTSHKLKTS; the protein is encoded by the exons ATGAATAATTCTAGTGTACCGTCGTTCTATGAGCAGCTGCACGCGTTAGCGATGTCTTATTATTCGTTACCATTGTTCCCTGTGTTGTATGTGGTCCATTCTGTCATCGCAGGGCTCCATGTCAGAGCTCAGTTAG GCGGAGTACAGTTTGCCATGGAGCACCCGTTAGCTTCGTTTGTGGGTCACTTTGTTGTGGCCAGTGCTGGTGGCATGTCCGCTGCACTGTTGCTTGGGAACAAGTCGATATTGATGTCAGTCACACTACCCAATATCATTGTGTCAATCATTGTATG gTATCTTGTCTTCTTCTCTCCATTGGATGTGTTCTACTATTTAGCTTCCACTCTGCCTGTCAAG CTCCTACTGAGCATGCTCAATGAGGTACGAAGGTCACTGAACATCATGGCTGGTGTTGTGGCAGCTTGTGCTGTGTTCCCTCCCTCACTATCCTACCTGCTGGCCATCAGTATTATAGGGACACTGAAGG GTAGTGGCAGCAAGTGGGGTATCACAGTGTACCAGTGGATAGCTCGGTTACCTGATGGAGCGGGTAAACATGAACTGCTCCAAGTGTCACT GGTCACTAAAGCATCTTTTGTTTGTGCCATAGTGTACACACTCAATGAACTAAAGGTGATCACATTTCACAGAGAAGATCTCTGCTTGTTAACAGGCATTCTTCTGATATCACTGAAACTCTACTGTGTCTTGATTGCGGAGGTTGATCCCTTCTTGTATCCAGCTAACACCCTCTGGTccctgtgtacatgtgtatcacCAACTAGGAGtaaccatcatcatcatcacagcTTTGCTGATCATAGCTCTAATGATGGTACCAGTCACAAACTAAAGACTTCATAA
- the LOC136256028 gene encoding trimeric intracellular cation channel type 1B.2-like isoform X2, with the protein MNNSSVPSFYEQLHALAMSYYSLPLFPVLYVVHSVIAGLHVRAQLGGVQFAMEHPLASFVGHFVVASAGGMSAALLLGNKSILMSVTLPNIIVSIIVWYLVFFSPLDVFYYLASTLPVKLLLSMLNEVRRSLNIMAGVVAACAVFPPSLSYLLAISIIGTLKGSGSKWGITVYQWIARLPDGAGKHELLQVSLVTKASFACAIVYTLNELKVITFHREDLCLLTGILLISLKLYCVLIAEVDPFLYPANTLWSLCTCVSPARSNHHHHHSSVDHSSNDGTSHKLKTS; encoded by the exons ATGAATAATTCTAGTGTACCGTCGTTCTATGAGCAGCTGCACGCGTTAGCGATGTCTTATTATTCGTTACCATTGTTCCCTGTGTTGTATGTGGTCCATTCTGTCATCGCAGGGCTCCATGTCAGAGCTCAGTTAG GCGGAGTACAGTTTGCCATGGAGCACCCGTTAGCTTCGTTTGTGGGTCACTTTGTTGTGGCCAGTGCTGGTGGCATGTCCGCTGCACTGTTGCTTGGGAACAAGTCGATATTGATGTCAGTCACACTACCCAATATCATTGTGTCAATCATTGTATG gTATCTTGTCTTCTTCTCTCCATTGGATGTGTTCTACTATTTAGCTTCCACTCTGCCTGTCAAG CTCCTACTGAGCATGCTCAATGAGGTACGAAGGTCACTGAACATCATGGCTGGTGTTGTGGCAGCTTGTGCTGTGTTCCCTCCCTCACTATCCTACCTGCTGGCCATCAGTATTATAGGGACACTGAAGG GTAGTGGCAGCAAGTGGGGTATCACAGTGTACCAGTGGATAGCTCGGTTACCTGATGGAGCGGGTAAACATGAACTGCTCCAAGTGTCACT GGTCACTAAAGCATCTTTTGCTTGTGCCATAGTGTACACACTCAATGAACTAAAGGTGATCACATTTCACAGAGAAGATCTCTGCTTGTTAACAGGCATTCTTCTGATATCACTGAAACTCTACTGTGTCTTGATTGCGGAGGTTGATCCCTTTTTGTATCCAGCTAACACCCTATGGTccctgtgtacatgtgtatcacCAGCTAGGAGtaaccatcatcatcatcacagcTCTGTTGATCATAGCTCTAATGATGGTACCAGTCACAAACTAAAGACCTCATAA